One Clostridium novyi NT genomic window carries:
- the rpoB gene encoding DNA-directed RNA polymerase subunit beta codes for MVHPIQIGKRTRMSFSKVKEMCPMPNLIEVQLNSYDWFWKEGLNEVFDDVNPIQDYTGNLILEFIDYNLDKDAIKYSVEECKERDATYAAPLKVKVRLLNKETGEVKEQEVFMGDFPLMTQQGTFVINGAERVIVSQLVRSPGAYYGYDVDKTGKKLFSSTVIPNRGAWLEYETDSNDIIYVRIDKTRKLPISILIRALGLGSDAEIVDWFGEEERLKATIEKDNTKTREEALLEIYKRLRPGEPPTVDSALSLINSLFFDAKRYDLSRVGRYKFNKKLAIYIRLLNQVAAEDVVNPFTGEIIVQKGETIDREKALEIQNCAINAVNIQVEDKVIKVIGNNFVDIHKFIDFDISDLKIKEHVHYPTLKNILDNYTDEKSIKEEIKKNIHELIPKHIVVDDIYATISYELGLPYEIGTIDDIDHLGNRRLRSVGELLQNQFRIGLSRMERVVKERMTIQDQEVITPQALINIRPVAAAIKEFFGSSQLSQFMDQTNPLSELTHKRRLSALGPGGLSRERAGFEVRDVHHSHYGRMCPIETPEGPNIGLINSLACYAKVNEYGFIETPYRLVDKKEARVTDEIVYLTADEEDHYLVAQAKEPLDENGCFIDEKITVRDLEDVIVVSKDQVDLMDVSPSQIVSVATAMIPFLENDDASRALMGSNMQRQAVPLLKPAAPIVGTGIEYKAAVDSGVLPKAEHDGVIEYVSSTEVRIRRDSDGGLDKHKLLKYKRSNQGTCINQRPIVSKGEKVKAGDVLADGPSTDFGEIALGQNIRMGFITWEGYNYEDAMLVSEQLVRDDIFTSIHIEEYESEARDTKLGPEEITRDIPNVGEDALKNIDERGIVRIGAEVRSGDILVGKVTPKGETELTAEERLLRAIFGEKAREVRDTSLRVPHGEAGIIVDVKVFTRENGDELPPGVNELVRCYIAQKRKISVGDKMAGRHGNKGVISRILPEEDMPFLPDGRPLQICLNPLGVPSRMNIGQVLEVHLGWAAGEMGWHIATPVFNGAFEDEIVELLQEAGYSEDGKTVLYDGRTGEPFDNRVTVGYMYILKLHHLVDDKIHARSTGPYSLVTQQPLGGKAQFGGQRFGEMEVWALEAYGAAHTLQEVLTVKSDDVVGRVKTYEAIVKGENIPEPGVPESFKVLIKELQALCLDVKVLSDTNEEIKIKESSEEDMEDLGVNIEGTEDEIVPTAEKRSSNQDEEALELVDNEEFEDIKLEYDDLQLDELENGLELEDFNDEH; via the coding sequence ATGGTACATCCTATTCAAATTGGTAAAAGAACGAGAATGAGCTTTTCAAAAGTAAAAGAGATGTGTCCAATGCCAAATCTTATAGAAGTACAATTAAATTCTTATGATTGGTTTTGGAAAGAAGGACTAAATGAGGTATTTGATGATGTTAATCCAATACAAGATTACACAGGAAACCTTATTTTGGAATTTATTGATTACAACTTAGACAAAGATGCTATTAAGTATTCGGTAGAAGAGTGTAAAGAAAGAGATGCGACATATGCTGCACCTCTAAAAGTTAAGGTAAGATTACTTAACAAAGAAACTGGTGAAGTTAAAGAACAAGAAGTGTTTATGGGCGATTTCCCATTAATGACACAACAGGGTACGTTTGTTATCAATGGAGCTGAAAGAGTTATAGTAAGTCAGCTTGTTAGATCACCAGGTGCCTACTATGGATATGATGTGGATAAAACAGGAAAAAAACTATTTTCATCTACAGTAATACCTAATAGGGGAGCATGGTTAGAATACGAAACAGATTCTAACGACATTATATATGTAAGAATAGATAAAACAAGAAAACTTCCTATAAGTATCTTAATAAGAGCATTAGGATTAGGAAGCGACGCCGAAATCGTTGATTGGTTTGGCGAAGAAGAAAGATTAAAAGCGACAATAGAAAAAGATAATACTAAGACTAGAGAAGAAGCATTACTTGAAATATATAAAAGATTAAGACCGGGTGAACCACCTACAGTAGATAGTGCGCTTTCATTAATAAACTCTTTATTCTTTGATGCTAAAAGATATGACCTATCTAGAGTTGGAAGATATAAGTTTAATAAGAAGCTAGCTATATATATAAGACTACTTAACCAAGTAGCAGCAGAGGATGTTGTTAACCCATTTACAGGGGAAATTATAGTACAAAAAGGTGAAACTATTGATAGAGAAAAAGCATTAGAAATACAAAATTGTGCTATAAATGCTGTAAACATTCAAGTTGAAGATAAAGTTATAAAAGTCATAGGAAATAATTTTGTAGACATACATAAATTTATAGATTTTGACATTTCAGATTTGAAAATAAAAGAGCATGTACATTATCCTACATTAAAAAATATTCTTGATAATTATACAGATGAAAAAAGCATAAAAGAAGAAATTAAGAAAAACATACATGAGTTAATTCCAAAACACATTGTTGTAGACGATATTTATGCTACTATCAGTTATGAATTAGGATTACCATATGAAATTGGTACAATAGATGATATAGATCACTTAGGAAATAGAAGATTAAGATCTGTTGGTGAATTATTACAAAATCAATTTAGAATTGGATTATCAAGAATGGAAAGAGTAGTCAAAGAAAGAATGACTATTCAAGATCAAGAAGTTATAACACCTCAAGCATTAATAAATATAAGACCAGTAGCAGCTGCAATTAAGGAATTTTTTGGAAGTTCACAGCTTTCACAATTTATGGATCAAACAAATCCTTTATCAGAGCTTACTCATAAGAGAAGATTATCAGCATTAGGACCAGGAGGACTTTCAAGAGAAAGAGCTGGATTCGAAGTTAGAGACGTTCACCACTCTCACTATGGTAGAATGTGTCCAATAGAAACTCCAGAAGGACCTAACATAGGACTTATAAACTCACTTGCGTGCTATGCTAAAGTTAATGAATATGGATTTATAGAAACTCCATATAGATTAGTTGATAAAAAGGAAGCTAGAGTAACAGATGAAATAGTATATCTAACAGCAGATGAAGAAGACCATTATTTAGTTGCACAAGCTAAAGAACCGTTAGACGAAAATGGTTGCTTTATAGATGAAAAGATAACAGTCAGAGACTTGGAAGATGTTATAGTTGTGTCTAAAGATCAAGTTGATCTAATGGACGTTTCACCAAGTCAAATAGTATCTGTTGCAACAGCTATGATACCATTCCTTGAAAATGATGACGCCAGCCGTGCGCTTATGGGATCTAACATGCAACGTCAGGCAGTACCACTATTAAAACCAGCAGCTCCAATTGTAGGAACAGGAATAGAATACAAAGCGGCTGTAGATTCAGGGGTATTACCTAAGGCTGAACATGATGGTGTTATTGAATATGTAAGTTCAACAGAAGTTAGGATCAGAAGAGATTCAGATGGTGGACTTGATAAACATAAACTTCTTAAATACAAGAGATCTAACCAAGGTACTTGTATAAATCAAAGACCTATTGTAAGCAAAGGCGAAAAAGTAAAAGCTGGAGATGTTTTAGCAGATGGACCATCTACAGACTTTGGAGAAATTGCTTTAGGTCAAAATATCCGTATGGGATTCATAACTTGGGAAGGTTATAACTACGAAGATGCTATGTTAGTTTCAGAACAATTAGTTCGTGATGATATATTCACATCTATTCATATAGAAGAATATGAATCTGAAGCTAGAGATACTAAGTTAGGACCAGAGGAAATAACAAGAGATATACCAAATGTAGGGGAAGATGCTCTTAAAAACATAGATGAAAGAGGAATAGTAAGAATAGGTGCTGAAGTAAGATCAGGCGATATATTAGTAGGTAAAGTTACTCCAAAGGGAGAAACTGAACTTACAGCTGAAGAAAGACTTCTAAGAGCTATTTTCGGAGAAAAAGCAAGAGAAGTTAGAGATACTTCCTTAAGAGTTCCTCATGGAGAAGCTGGAATAATCGTTGATGTAAAAGTATTTACAAGAGAAAACGGTGATGAGTTACCTCCAGGAGTAAATGAACTAGTAAGATGTTATATAGCACAAAAAAGAAAGATATCAGTTGGAGATAAGATGGCAGGAAGACACGGTAATAAGGGTGTTATCTCTAGAATATTACCAGAAGAAGATATGCCATTCTTACCAGACGGAAGACCACTTCAAATATGCTTAAACCCTCTAGGTGTACCTTCTCGTATGAATATCGGTCAGGTACTTGAAGTTCATTTAGGATGGGCTGCAGGAGAAATGGGATGGCATATAGCAACACCAGTATTTAATGGTGCATTTGAAGATGAAATTGTAGAATTATTACAAGAAGCTGGATACAGTGAAGATGGTAAAACTGTTTTATATGATGGTAGAACAGGAGAACCGTTTGACAATAGAGTTACTGTAGGATACATGTATATCTTAAAACTTCACCATTTAGTTGATGATAAGATACACGCAAGATCTACAGGACCATACTCATTGGTTACTCAACAACCACTAGGAGGTAAAGCTCAATTTGGTGGTCAAAGATTTGGAGAAATGGAAGTTTGGGCACTTGAAGCATATGGTGCAGCTCATACACTTCAAGAGGTTTTAACAGTTAAATCAGATGACGTTGTCGGAAGAGTTAAGACTTATGAAGCTATTGTTAAGGGTGAAAACATTCCAGAACCAGGAGTACCAGAATCATTTAAAGTACTTATAAAAGAACTTCAAGCATTATGCTTAGATGTAAAAGTACTAAGTGATACTAACGAAGAAATCAAAATAAAGGAATCTTCTGAAGAAGACATGGAAGATTTAGGAGTTAATATAGAAGGAACTGAAGACGAAATTGTTCCAACGGCAGAAAAAAGATCATCGAACCAAGATGAAGAAGCATTAGAATTAGTTGATAACGAAGAGTTTGAAGATATAAAGTTAGAGTATGATGATTTACAACTAGATGAACTAGAAAATGGGCTTGAGTTAGAAGATTTTAATGATGAACATTAA
- the rplL gene encoding 50S ribosomal protein L7/L12: MTREEMIQAIKEMSVLELNELVKACEEEFGVSAAAPVAVAGVAGAVGAAEEKSEFDVVLANAGSQKIKVIKAVRELTGLGLKEAKEIVDGAPKTLKEGVAKEAAEEMKAKLEEVGATIELK, encoded by the coding sequence ATGACAAGAGAAGAAATGATTCAAGCTATAAAAGAAATGTCAGTTTTAGAATTAAACGAACTAGTAAAAGCATGTGAAGAAGAATTTGGAGTAAGTGCTGCTGCACCAGTTGCAGTTGCAGGAGTTGCAGGAGCTGTAGGAGCTGCTGAAGAAAAATCAGAATTTGATGTAGTATTAGCTAACGCAGGATCTCAAAAGATCAAAGTTATCAAAGCTGTTAGAGAATTAACTGGATTAGGATTAAAAGAAGCTAAAGAAATAGTTGACGGAGCTCCTAAAACACTTAAAGAAGGCGTAGCTAAAGAAGCTGCTGAAGAAATGAAAGCTAAACTTGAAGAAGTTGGTGCTACTATAGAATTAAAATAA